A single region of the Amia ocellicauda isolate fAmiCal2 chromosome 8, fAmiCal2.hap1, whole genome shotgun sequence genome encodes:
- the mfhas1 gene encoding malignant fibrous histiocytoma-amplified sequence 1 homolog: MTTLSDNREEGSSEAMAEKENNLKTARLWRDAALRSRKLRSNLRQLTLSTNNSQKITLPENISEIEVLNLGNNSLQELPEGFGATLSNLRVLILRRNKFATVPLAVFELRQLTELDISHNCLSYFSEDVECLKSLKKLCISHNKIKCLPSRLGTLHCLEELDISFNELFELPRSFAHLKKLRTLDADHNKLAYFPQEILSLSDLEELDCSGNKFEGLPSGIMTLQSIKILWLSSTRISMLPDAFCDLKNLESLMLDSNYLKALPQSFGKMQRLKMLNLSSNSFEEFPQVILEISGLEELYLSRNRLTLVPEEIGRLCKLANLWLDNNKITYLPDSIVELGKLEELVLQGNQIAILPDNFGKLSRVNIWKIKDNPLIQPPYEVCMKGIPYIAAYQKELAHSQPAVKPRLKLVLMGQKDAGKTELRQCLINKPQDVTVAPVNKGIDVTNWIADAERSLTFIVYDLTGAQSYDLIKPFFLSPGALYILVVNLKAYVSRHFYASVGYFLHLLSAKVPHGVVCIVGTHTDLCNEVEIEEKCLDIHCQIALQEKRDTEFLHSLARKVDEAQGQDYAARTSSPHVLYYGVSDKNLRRKKAQLQYLLNHRLQILSPVFCVSCVGDLRNTQRLKDKLMSVADHREIFPNLHRILPKSWQMLEELHFKPQDLWVSWWDSARLGLQAGLTEDRLQSALSYLHESGKLLYFEDSLTLKEYVFHNLPKFIDILNVFFQRDAAALLQKLLGEADGDQVRVTQLHHYVEGFLLHGLLPSHVMRLLLKPHIKTQQDLHLILELLEKMGLCYCINKPKCKPLNGATVWYKFPCYVKNEAPHAEAWINGGSGIPGHLFAVEQLQIEYSFPFLFPPGLFARFSVQINAHVVQRSDGKYQIFAYRGKVPVVVSYRPSLSRLQATTLSIASHASLPNIWTAWQAITPLVEELNVLLQEWPGLYYTVHVLCSKCLKRGSPNPHTFPGELLSQPRPEGVTEIICPKNGSERVNVALVYPPTPTVISPCQK; this comes from the coding sequence ATGACTACTCTCAGTGATAACCGGGAGGAGGGGTCTAGCGAAGCCATGGCTGAGAAGGAGAATAATCTGAAAACAGCCAGGTTGTGGAGGGATGCTGCGCTGCGCTCCAGGAAGCTGAGGAGCAACTTGCGCCAGCTCACCCTGAGCACCAACAACAGCCAGAAGATCACTCTGCCAGAGAACATCAGTGAGATCGAGGTCCTCAATCTGGGCAACAACTCTTTACAGGAGCTACCTGAAGGATTTGGAGCCACGCTCAGCAACCTGCGTGTTTTGATCCTGAGGAGGAATAAATTTGCCACCGTTCCCCTGGCTGTGTTTGAGCTCAGGCAGCTGACAGAGCTGGATATAAGTCACAATTGCTTGAGCTACTTTTCTGAGGATGTTGAATGCTTGAAGAGCCTGAAAAAGCTGTGCATCAGCCACAACAAGATCAAATGCCTGCCATCTCGATTAGGCACTTTGCATTGCTTGGAGGAGCTGGACATCAGTTTTAATGAGCTGTTTGAACTTCCTCGCTCCTTCGCTCATCTTAAGAAGCTCAGAACGCTGGACGCTGACCATAACAAACTAGCTTATTTCCCCCAGGAGATTCTGTCACTTAGTGACCTGGAGGAACTGGACTGTTCAGGCAATAAATTTGAGGGATTACCCAGTGGAATTATGACACTGCAGTCCATCAAGATTTTGTGGCTGAGTAGCACTAGGATTTCCATGCTGCCTGATGCGTTCTGTGATCTGAAGAACTTGGAGAGCCTCATGCTGGACAGCAATTATTTGAAAGCTTTACCACAGTCCTTTGGGAAAATGCAAAGACTGAAAATGCTAAACCTTTCTTCAAACTCCTTTGAAGAATTCCCTCAAGTTATCTTGGAGATTTCTGGTTTAGAGGAACTGTACTTAAGCAGAAACAGACTGACACTTGTCCCGGAAGAGATAGGCAGGTTATGCAAACTTGCCAATTTGTGGCTGGACAATAACAAAATTACATATCTGCCCGACTCTATAGTGGAGCTGGGCAAACTAGAAGAGCTGGTTTTACAGGGTAACCAAATCGCTATCCTTCCTGACAATTTTGGAAAGCTGTCCAGGGTTAATATATGGAAAATTAAAGACAACCCTCTCATACAGCCTCCGTATGAGGTTTGCATGAAAGGCATCCCTTACATTGCAGCCTATCAGAAGGAACTAGCACATTCCCAGCCTGCTGTCAAACCAAGGTTAAAATTGGTCCTAATGGGACAGAAGGATGCTGGCAAGACTGAACTGAGACAATGCCTCATTAACAAACCACAGGATGTCACAGTAGCACCTGTGAACAAAGGGATAGATGTGACTAACTGGATAGCAGATGCTGAGCGCAGTCTTACTTTTATCGTGTATGATTTAACTGGGGCCCAGAGCTATGATCTCATAAAACCCTTTTTCCTTTCACCAGGTGCTTTATACATTCTGGTTGTGAACTTAAAAGCGTATGTGTCCAGGCACTTTTATGCCAGCGTGGGGTATTTCTTGCATCTCCTCAGTGCCAAGGTCCCGCACGGCGTGGTGTGCATTGTGGGCACACACACGGACTTGTGCAACGAGGTGGAGATTGAGGAGAAATGTCTGGATATACACTGCCAGATCGCCCTGCAAGAGAAGAGGGACACCGAGTTCCTGCACAGCCTGGCCCGCAAGGTGGACGAAGCGCAGGGCCAGGACTATGCAGCGAGGACTTCTAGCCCACATGTGCTTTACTACGGGGTCTCCGACAAAAACCTGCGGCGCAAGAAAGCACAGCTCCAGTACTTGCTCAACCACCGTCTCCAGATTCTCTCCCCAGTCTTCTGCGTGAGCTGTGTCGGGGACCTCCGCAACACGCAGCGACTGAAAGACAAGCTCATGTCGGTGGCTGACCACCGGGAAATCTTTCCCAACCTGCACCGCATCCTCCCCAAGTCCTGGCAGATGCTGGAGGAGCTGCACTTTAAGCCCCAGGATCTCTGGGTCTCCTGGTGGGACTCAGCCAGACTGGGCTTGCAAGCCGGGCTGACAGAGGATCGCCTTCAAAGCGCCCTGTCTTACTTGCACGAGAGCGGGAAGCTGCTCTACTTTGAGGACAGCCTGACCCTCAAGGAGTATGTCTTCCACAACCTCCCTAAGTTCATCGACATCCTCAACGTCTTTTTCCAGAGGGatgctgctgccctgctgcagAAACTGCTGGGTGAGGCCGATGGGGACCAGGTGAGGGTCACCCAGCTCCATCACTACGTTGAGGGCTTCCTCCTGCACGGCCTCCTGCCTTCCCATGTTATGCGGCTGCTCCTGAAGCCCCACATCAAGACCCAACAGGACCTGCACCTTATCCTAGAGCTACTGGAGAAGATGGGCCTCTGCTACTGCATCAACAAGCCCAAGTGCAAGCCACTGAACGGCGCCACTGTCTGGTACAAGTTCCCGTGCTACGTCAAAAACGAGGCTCCACACGCTGAGGCGTGGATCAACGGTGGCTCTGGCATCCCTGGACACCTGTTTGCGGTGGAGCAGTTGCAGATTGAGTACAGCTTCCCTTTTCTCTTTCCTCCCGGCCTGTTCGCTCGCTTCAGTGTGCAGATCAATGCCCACGTGGTGCAGCGCTCCGATGGCAAGTACCAGATTTTCGCTTATAGGGGCAAAGTGCCCGTGGTGGTCAGCTATCGGCCCTCTCTGAGCAGGCTGCAGGCTACAACCTTGTCTATTGCCAGCCACGCTTCGTTGCCAAATATCTGGACAGCTTGGCAAGCCATAACACCTTTAGTGGAAGAATTGAATGTCCTTCTGCAGGAATGGCCAGGCCTTTACTACACTGTGCATGTCCTTTGTTCCAAGTGCCTTAAACGAGGGTCCCCTAACCCTCATACATTTCCAG